A single Anopheles funestus chromosome 2RL, idAnoFuneDA-416_04, whole genome shotgun sequence DNA region contains:
- the LOC125774687 gene encoding uncharacterized protein LOC125774687 yields the protein MLLLCVLIIRFCTECSVHCAELEPLDSLWFQSEGKDTYFLTTVLREHYREFDAEVYIRVRNGNNTRSTSFQNDLVEDITRFNDDWMIVSFGSLATSEHRLGYYNVFLVLDYDSFCTSLEEDITETSHHFYGLYTFFLEQLDDRELLGSVLQKLWNLKIINVVVIVEESDGEYVAYSYHPYREQRCGIVEPNEIARYANGTWDRMGDFFSDQLSNLYGCPLTIGTVEIKPFSMVRVENNRTIHYGLEVYIVETLASCINFTIRYVQPKDNSKWGIINATNSTGLVGMLQRKEIDFAFGSLGFSLSRHTYLKMGVPNFMTQMIMGIPPKRPYTSLEKLFQPFTVDAWLCIAFGYAVFGLVTLGLVKFYRNTIHNENLRNPLYLLWVLLMGGSGGRFRMDSTRLFMVGFILNTLVIRTLYQAGMFQRLQSSTSLASDYNTLDAINKAGLYYNMFRASLQFYRDNPKVPAGRIKLVQNDHREWEELFYQLAHDRSFGVMVSPYPCIAYYVKMHGKDGVIYVGKNTGFTYNLGFHYPKTTPLQRPFDAWLLRMYAAGLIHHWSETFQDNRYWTNAKEDPEPASLKWNQISGGFYLCSMLIVLSLVVFLGEMIYFRLRTSRLLPLPLRTLPKRCYKPKKEV from the exons ATGTTACTACTCTGTGTTCTGATCATACGTTTTTGTACCGAATGTAGCGTGCACTGTGCAGAATTAGAGCCACTGGATTCGTTGTGGTTTCAGAGCGAAGGAAAGGATACATACTTCCTGACCACAGTATTGCGAGAGCACTATCGTGAATTCGATGCCGAGGTGTACATTCGTGTGCGGAACGGAAACAACACCCGGAGTACATCGTTTCAGAACGATCTGGTTGAGGATATTACGCGTTTCAACGACGATTGGATGATCGTGTCATTCGGTAGTCTTGCAACGAGCGAGCATCGGCTCGGTTACTATAACGTGTTTCTTGTACTTGACTATGATTCATTTTGCACCAGCTTGGAGGAGGACATAACAGAGACAAGTCATCATTTCTACGGATTGTACACGTTTTTCCTCGAACAGCTCGATGATCGTGAGCTGCTGGGAAGTGTGCTGCAAAAGCTGTGGAATCTTAAGATCATTAATGTTGTCGTTATTGTGGAGGAAAGTGATGGGGAGTACGTTGCCTATTCGTATCATCCTTACCGCGAACAACGCTGCGGCATAGTAGAACCGAACGAGATTGCGCGGTATGCCAATGGAACGTGGGATAGaatgggtgattttttttcggatcAATTATCAAACTTGTACGGATGTCCGCTTACCATCGGAACTGTGGAAATTAAACCCTTCTCCATGGTTCGTGTTGAAAACAATCGTACAATCCATTACGGACTCGAGGTGTACATCGTTGAAACGCTTGCATCTTGCATTAACTTTACGATCCGTTACGTACAACCGAAGGATAACAGCAAATGGGGTATAATCAATGCGACCAATAGTACTGGATTGGTTGGGATGTTACAGCGCAAGGAGATTGACTTTGCTTTTGGGAGTCTTGGGTTTTCGCTGAGCCGCCACACGTACCTAAAGATGGGTGTTCCAAACTTTATGACGCAAATGATCATGGGAATACCACCGAAACGGCCGTACACTTCGCTGGAGAAGCTATTCCAACCGTTCACGGTCGATGCGTGGCTTTGTATCGCATTCGGTTACGCAGTGTTTGGACTTGTAACGCTGGGATTGGTGAAATTTTACCGTAACACGATCCACAACGAAAATCTACGCAATCCACTCTACCTGCTGTGGGTACTGCTGATGGGTGGCTCTGGAGGACGGTTCCGTATGGATAGTACGCGCCTGTTTATGGTGGGATTTATTCTGAACACCCTGGTCATACGGACACTCTATCAGGCGGGAATGTTCCAACGGCTGCAATCTTCCACCTCGCTGGCATCTGACTACAACACACTCGATGCGATCAATAAGGCCGGACTGTACTACAACATGTTCCGTGCGTCGCTGCAATTCTACCGCGACAATCCGAAGGTTCCCGCTGG TCGCATCAAGCTGGTGCAGAACGATCATCGGGAATGGGAGGAACTGTTCTACCAGTTGGCGCATGATCGTTCATTTGGTGTCATGGTAAGCCCTTACCCATGTATCGCTTACTACGTGAAAATGCATGGCAAGGACGGTGTAATCTACGTGGGAAAGAACACCGGTTTTACGTACAATCTTGGTTTTCATTATCCAAAAACCACCCCCCTTCAGCGGCCGTTCGATGCGTGGTTATTGCGGATGTACGCTGCCGGGCTGATACACCACTGGTCGGAAACGTTCCAGGACAATCGATACTGGACAAACGCTAAAGAAGATCCGGAACCGGCCAGCTTGAAGTGGAATCAAATATCTGGTGGATTTTACCTTTGCAGTATGTTGATTGTGTTATCGTTGGTTGTATTTCTGGGTGAGATGATATATTTCCGCTTACGTACTAGCCGATTATTGCCGTTGCCATTGCGCACGTTGCCGAAACGGTGCTATAAGCCCAAAAAGGAGGTCTAG
- the LOC125774688 gene encoding uncharacterized protein LOC125774688, with amino-acid sequence MKGNRMKSSGALSFLVLAVLKVAGNLLDDCNTPKELLVEFLSTIVKTHYRDPDSYVALRVRNGNCSSAPSFLQGDLLDDLMRANNAWLIVTHEDLPSAEGRPAYYNVFLVQDYNSLCALLDGMMYQTHHYYGLYTIFIESLANLDVLHAVMEKLWSMRLLNVVVIVDGVDEELVAYTYHPYREQKCGIVEAYEIDRFVNGSWTDLAHWYPKRMDNFNGCPLKIGTIDIRPCSIIYRQGNRTIHQGIELSQVINLSQMFNFTVEYRIADGEIRWGFAREVNSTGLMGMIQRNEVDFGVASIGIGVARVKYLRQGTPSRYGQILMAIPPKRSYTSLEKLFQPFSLQTWLCVVLCLTAISLLAHAMFGLRKDTAVDRLPHTVYTMWVLIMGGPCRPLRMDSSRLFIVIFILNMLVLRTLYHAGMFERLQASNSLASDLNTLEQINKAGKVYVMHKTITLYFNDNPLVGPRRIRLIQNDSASWEEILYHMSQPGSDFVVALPLDCIKYYVKKNGERGLVYVGKHTGITYNTAFYYPKTTSLQEPFSTQVLAFHSAGLVNYWAQAFEDNRYWSNAVTDPEPASIKWDHISGAFYLCGTMHLLAIVVFFAELGYAHWPKKTQMIWSKREQEN; translated from the exons ATGAAAGGTAACAGAATGAAGTCATCCGGCGCTCTATCGTTTCTAGTGCTAGCTGTACTAAAAGTGGCGGGAAATCTACTGGATGATTGTAACACCCCCAAAGAACTGCTGGTGGAGTTTCTTAGTACAATTGTAAAAACACATTATCGAGATCCGGATAGTTACGTAGCACTTCGTGTTCGGAATGGTAACTGCTCAAGCGCTCCATCGTTCCTACAGGGCGATCTTCTAGATGATCTTATGCGTGCCAATAATGCGTGGTTGATCGTGACGCACGAAGATTTACCCTCAGCGGAAGGACGTCCTGCGTACTACAATGTGTTTCTGGTGCAAGATTACAATTCACTTTGCGCACTGTTGGACGGAATGATGTACCAAACCCATCACTACTATGGTTTGTACACAATTTTTATCGAAAGTCTGGCTAACCTGGACGTACTGCACGCGGTGATGGAAAAGCTTTGGAGTATGAGGCTGCTGAATGTGGTCGTAATCGTGGACGGAGTTGATGAAGAGCTCGTGGCTTATACTTACCATCCGTACAGGGAGCAAAAGTGTGGCATCGTAGAAGCTTACGAGATTGATCGGTTTGTGAACGGTTCGTGGACCGATCTAGCTCATTGGTATCCAAAGCGGATGGACAATTTTAACGGTTGCCCACTGAAGATCGGAACAATCGACATCAGACCGTGCTCGATTATTTACCGGCAAGGAAATCGCACCATACACCAAGGTATCGAATTGTCGCAGGTTATAAATTTGTCACAAATGTTCAACTTTACTGTGGAGTATCGGATTGCCGATGGTGAGATAAGGTGGGGCTTCGCACGGGAGGTCAACAGTACGGGGCTGATGGGAATGATTCAGCGTAACGAGGTCGACTTTGGCGTTGCCAGCATTGGAATCGGTGTGGCCCGTGTAAAGTATCTTCGGCAGGGCACACCCAGTCGCTACGGGCAGATTCTGATGGCCATACCGCCGAAGCGTTCGTACACGTCGCTCGAAAAGCTGTTCCAACCGTTCAGCTTGCAGACGTGGTTGTGTGTGGTGCTTTGCCTGACGGCCATAAGCTTGCTAGCGCACGCGATGTTTGGTTTGCGAAAGGATACAGCTGTCGATCGGTTACCGCATACAGTCTACACTATGTGGGTGTTAATAATGGGTGGACCATGCCGACCATTGCGTATGGACAGCTCGCGACTGTTTATCGTTATCTTTATCCTGAACATGCTCGTCCTCCGCACACTCTACCATGCGGGAATGTTTGAACGACTGCAAGCCTCGAACAGTCTAGCGTCGGATTTGAACACGCTGGAACAAATCAACAAGGCGGGCAAGGTGTATGTCATGCACAAAACGATTACTCTGTACTTTAACGACAATCCATTGGTAGGACCAAG GCGCATCCGTCTGATACAGAACGACAGTGCAAGCTGGGAAGAGATACTGTACCATATGTCCCAACCTGGTAGTGACTTTGTGGTAGCGTTACCGCTCGATTGCATCAAGTACTACGTGAAGAAGAACGGCGAACGGGGCCTGGTGTACGTGGGCAAACATACCGGCATCACGTACAACACTGCCTTCTACTACCCGAAAACAACCTCGCTGCAGGAACCGTTTAGTACACAGGTGCTGGCATTCCATTCGGCCGGCCTGGTCAATTACTGGGCACAAGCGTTCGAGGACAATCGCTACTGGTCGAACGCGGTGACGGATCCCGAACCGGCCAGCATTAAGTGGGATCACATTTCGGGTGCATTCTATCTGTGCGGTACAATGCATTTGCTAgcgattgttgtatttttcgcCGAGTTAGGATATGCCCATTGGCCGAAGAAGACGCAAATGATATGGAGCAAACGCGAgcaggaaaattga
- the LOC125765623 gene encoding glutamate receptor ionotropic, NMDA 3A-like → MLENRNWLLGTVSDRLLPYVNSYAVFYNVFLSNNYTSMRTILQSLSYQYYDTSGRCLLVIDSPYNVQYLVQLMTHLWKLRIVNVVVIVREVNETNYRAYSYQPFREGKCELIEPMLLDQFHDGRWGKLSMWYRNSMKNFHGCTLKAGTFPAKPYSMVQREGNVTKRFGMEVTIVKNIAQWFNFTIDYLSPAGKVKWGIIRAENSTGLVGMIQRNEVDFGFGTVGLNVHRNKYLKMGSPSFLSQLNVAIPPDKPYSWWEKLYEPFSPAAWLCLVLCYSAFILVTVIIFDSKLITTVEHFPNPAYNLWELLMGGPSVTYHRSSIRIFITGFVLNALIIRTMYQSAMFQRLQATTRLGTKLNTFQEINDAHLFYYMYITTSLYYQDNPLLRGRIRILQDENQDWDEIMYAISQHKLNGVFAIPLDIIEYYVKNYGQRGIVYVGKHTGFNYNLGIYYPKTSPLTEQFNTMIGRYQAAGLIHIWRERFRDTRYWSGAKSHPEPIRLQWEHVSGAFYLWAFMLGLSVLTLFGEAIIHRKE, encoded by the exons ATGTTAGAAAACAGGAACTGGCTCCTTGGTACGGTGAGTGATAGATTGCTACCGTATGTGAATTCTTACGCAGTATTCTACAACGTATTCTTGAGCAATAATTACACATCAATGAGAACTATTCTGCAGAGTTTAAGCTACCAGTACTACGACACATCTGGGCGATGTTTGCTGGTGATAGATAGTCCATACAACGTACAATATTTGGTACAACTTATGACTCATCTCTGGAAACTTAGGATCGTTAATGTTGTAGTGATTGTGCGGGAAGTCAACGAAACAAACTATCGAGCGTACAGTTACCAACCATTTCGTGAAGGGAAATGTGAACTAATAGAACCCATGCTGTTGGATCAATTTCATGATGGACGTTGGGGAAAGCTCAGCATGTGGTACAGGAACAGTATGAAGAATTTCCACGGCTGCACACTTAAGGCGGGTACATTCCCAGCCAAACCATACTCCATGGTACAGCGTGAAGGGAACGTTACGAAGCGGTTCGGTATGGAGGTGACCATAGTGAAAAACATCGCCCAATGGTTTAACTTTACGATCGACTATTTAAGCCCAGCCGGTAAGGTGAAGTGGGGCATAATACGGGCAGAAAACAGTACCGGTCTGGTAGGGATGATACAGCGTAATGAGGTAGATTTCGGATTCGGTACCGTTGGGTTAAATGTGCACCGCAACAAATATCTGAAAATGGGTTCGCCAAGCTTTCTGTCACAGCTGAATGTGGCCATTCCACCGGACAAACCGTACAGTTGGTGGGAGAAATTGTACGAACCCTTCTCACCCGCCGCATGGTTGTGTCTCGTTTTGTGCTACTCGGCGTTTATCCTCGTGACTGTCATCATTTTCGATTCCAAGCTCATTACTACGGTGGAGCATTTTCCCAATCCGGCGTACAATCTGTGGGAGCTGTTGATGGGAGGACCGTCCGTAACGTATCATCGTAGCAGTATACGCATATTCATTACCGGCTTTGTACTGAACGCACTGATCATACGCACGATGTACCAATCGGCCATGTTTCAGCGTCTGCAGGCAACTACCAGGTTGGGGACAAAGCTTAACACCTTCCAGGAGATTAACGATGCACACTTGTTCTATTACATGTACATCACCACCTCGCTCTACTATCAGGACAATCCGTTATTGCGTGGCAG aattcGTATCTTACAGGACGAAAACCAGGATTGGGATGAAATTATGTATGCCATTTCGCAGCATAAACTAAACGGTGTGTTTGCTATTCCGCTCGATATCATCGAATATTACGTGAAAAATTACGGCCAGCGAGGAATAGTTTACGTCGGCAAGCACACAGGATTCAATTACAATTTGGGCATTTACTATCCCAAAACATCCCCACTCACGGAACAGTTCAATACAATGATTGGTAGGTATCAGGCGGCTGGATTGATCCACATCTGGAGGGAACGATTCCGTGACACTCGCTACTGGAGTGGTGCAAAAAGCCATCCGGAACCGATCAGACTTCAGTGGGAACACGTATCTGGTGCGTTCTACTTGTGGGCCTTCATGCTTGGTTTATCGGTGCTGACACTGTTTGGTGAGGCAATCATACATCGGAAAGAATGA